A segment of the Crassostrea angulata isolate pt1a10 chromosome 10, ASM2561291v2, whole genome shotgun sequence genome:
ttttttaaatttttaagaaaattttactgcttttatataggaataacgtgaattctacagcgaaccgtacgcgcataattttcgcgcatgtaacattttttaatgttacccgttgccaagtgcgttgctaacgctgagggtaatagtaaatattattaactgcgtcttaaccaatcagatttcagtatttaacatgaaagtataacaatgttAAATGTGGTCTTATTTCATACTTGTAATGGTTACTTTATGTATATCTAAGGAacagaaatcattctttgagtattatgaggttatCATTTTGGTCGTAATGCCTCTCGATATTAGTACTCAGAAATGATTCCTTTTTACTTcaagcaattgtacgattaaatattttatcaaatgttttttctcaatatacggtggatatcactcatgagattaatttttgatattacaCTGCGTGTTCTTACGCgacgtgacgtcataattaaacataGCGTAGGTTTAGACGGTTGATTGGGTTGATTGACGTATaataaaaaactaaataataatattcaGTTGAAAAGTGTTGAGTTATAAATGTGAAGCATTTAATGTcgtttcaattatttttcatgaattcataaaaaatgttcgaaaatgaaatgtttgtttgttaaactttttTCCATGCGTAAAGTTGTTACGTCTTGTAGAtaatgtgttgtgcggctcacaATTAGAccttttaccaaaaaaattggGATTAATAAATTACTTAGTAAAACATGTGATCTCTCATGCTTGGCTCGGGGATAcaaaacacacaactcgttggataaaaatcatatacaatcgcaaatcatgagatatcctatatatacatgtatcagtgacATGTTTACGTTATTTTTATCTCATATACCAGCATGTAAACCCCAGCTTGCGCCCCAACAGTACGTCATTTGCGTCATTGATGAAATTATTGAACTATAcattacaaatttaatttttattgctaTTACAGACAAGACACTAGGGAAtgtttatataacatttaaatgTTTCTTTGGTCAGATTATTTAAGTGGGCGTTCCTAATATTTTATTAGCAATACAAAGATGCCTTTAATGCAACATTACACACGTAATACAATTGTGAATTCAgccaaatcttttaaaaagaaaaccctaAAACATACTATatcaatatcattaaaaatttccataactttacataaagttatataatatgtattgGACCCACGGAGTTATCCTCAcgaaaaatttctttggaaCAAACAAAATTGGAACTGTGATCTTTTTAACAttgcaaaattgaaaaaaaataacaaccaaaagaaaagaataaacttttttccaaaattacttttatttatccAACATCCtagttttcattgtaaaattcCATAATTGCaaggaataattataaaatgatcACGTTGCTACGAGGCTGTTGTAGACGTTGCTATGACACCAATCAGCACCGTAACCAAGGGAAACATTTCTGTCATAGTGTTGTACTACATCCATCTTTCCATCTGTAGAAAAAAAGAGGTtaaagttgatgaaaaaataaacaagatatgtttgtaaatcttaaaaaagttCCCTTTCTACAACCAATTGACAAGGCTTTATTAGCAACCCTGGAGACATTTGCCCTAAGTGATATTAAACCATGACCTTTATGACTGTCAAAAACGTGTATCTAGAGATATTGGTGAGATATGGGTCaagcaatgtaaataaaaaatttctcgATATATGTGTGACCAAATGAATATTCTGAATATATACTGACAAACAGTAGATAATCAGTCTGCCCTTTGATTCAATGTAAAcatcaaaattgttttgaatttcctCCAAAAAAACCAACTAATGGTAAAAATGTggaaattttcagtttttatatcttttgattttctttattgtATATTCACTTTCTCAGAAAAGTACCTTCAATTACTACTAATAACAGGTGTGTTATTACCTGTGGTATGTTTATTGACCACCACATGGTAACCTACGTACAAGGTGACAGTTTGGATATAAACTACAGGCATGTTATGAACCAGAATCATCCACCACATGGTAACCATTGTACATCGTGGCTATGAGATCACTtattccaggtgtgttattacCTGAGATATGTTCAGTGTCCGCCACATGGTAAACATTGTACATTGTTCTCATCATAACACTAATTACAGGTGTGTTATTACCTGAGGTGTGTTTAGTGTCCACCACTTTATTTTGTGTTGCACCGTGTTGAAAAACGAacgaaaaaatatatacagtatatcaaaatgtttatctttatagaccaaatattgtcaattaaacgaactttttttctcaaacaatGTGAGCTTATCAGTATTGTTAACATGAAGGATATTAATTCCTATATATTTATCTccataaaaaatgtacatttttacttcatatatattttgtacagAATAATTTCTCCTCTTCTCACTCataaagtgtttacaaattgtgtatatgtttgtaatattttctatgtTGTAAACTACAACCaatgagaaaaataaattgttcaaCCATATGGTAACTATTGTACACTGTGGCCAGCAGAACACTAGTTACAGGTTCATTATGACCTAAAATATGTATAGTTTCCCCACCATCATTGCTATTGTACATAGTGGCCACATTATGTATAGTGTACACCACATCATAGCTCTTGTACATAGTGGCCACCATGACACTAATtacaaaagtattattttctgaaatatgtTCAGTGTCCACCACATGGTAACCATTGTACATTGTGGCCGTCATATCACTAATTACAGGTGTGTTATTACCTGAGATATGTTCAGTGTCCACCACATGGTAACCATTGTACATTGTGGCCCTCATGACACTAATTACAGGTGTATTATTACctgagatatattttgtgtCCACCACATGGTAACCATTGTACATCGTGGCTGTGTGTGACCAGGGTGCCAATTGACCCTACAGATGTCCCGCCTAAATGTGTGTCTGCCAGTGGATGCTTCATCTGTCTGCAGTTCCACGCAAGGAGGTGCTCATCATAGCTACAACACAAACAAACCTCTATATATTAACATGTCTCATCAACAATGCATGCAGTCTTATGTTTGAATTGTTGCTAAAAAGGAGAGAGAAAACTATTTGTAgacatttaaatgataatttgtgatacatatatttaggacataaaaaacattttatttatgtatatatttataatgtataaagGATAATTCTTTCCTTCCTGTATAAAGTGGATGGTCTCTGACTGGACAATACTAAATACTGCACATGCCCATCTCATGTCTTCatattagcaaaatattgacatTAAAATCAGTAACATTATAATAGACataatttttctgtttgtttcaaaattgaatacaaattttccttaaatggatttttatttttaccaaatcttgcaaaattacaaaacttactgtgtcatacatgtatttattaaaactagtatatgtaaatcattaaattattttgctaATATCTGCATGTAGTGTAGTATGTTCCTTCATAGCTAGGTTATTAAGAGACCTACCTTTTACTGAAGAGTATTAGTGAAGAAGACTTTTTCATATTCTAGCCCATTAGTTAACATCAAACCtacaaatttatatattaaggTTTCTTATGTAATGGTATTGAACAAAACATACACAGCAGAATAATCGGTTAATGTACAATATCTTAGATTCAAAACAGTAAATATCCAACTCCATGCTAATCAAGAAGGTTGATATCTTGACAAGAACAATTTAAGACAGATAAAAACCTCCTTTAAAATTATTGAAGTTCGGATGATTTTGGACTGTTAAAATTTCTAGATATTTGTGTAAATATGCCAACCTGTGCAGACAACATTGGTGTCTCAGTAACTGAAACTGTGATCCAGGCCTCAATATTATGAACTTTCAAGGATGAAACAGGAATGGGCTCCCCTGAGCTCAGCTGGTGAACTTGTACACAACCATCAGATGAGGAGGTGGTCAACATTTGGTGGTGCTACAGAGGAAGCAAAGCGGTCAAGTTAACAAAGGTATAGTCCACTCTGAACAAGCGTTCTGAATTTGCTTCATGATATGACGtttattttagaattctacAAGAATTAATTTCTTCTTTACAGGAGATTTTCAGGATAGAAATAAACTTACCCATTGAAATATGCAGCtatatgatattttgataaaagtgAGTCATTTTTCTCTCAtactatttttatattattttcatcattttgtgCCCCAACAGTGTATGTAATTTGATATGTATCAATTTTTCAAGTAACGCAGATTTTGTGTTTCCATGCTGAGAAAAACAACTATGTGACTTCGTTGAAGAAGCAATGTGCCgataatgaatttattaaaaaataaaaacaaaatctaagtTGTTGTTTTATCACAAAAAAGACATTTCAAATGTAACCATTGTTAAAAcgtcttatttttattttcaagtttACTGTATGCATAAATTGTGACCAATCACATCTTTTCTGTAcgttgaaaatacaaaatatatcaacAAAGGTAAAATTTCTACATGTAAAACTTATCACTTTCTTCTACGTTGCAAACAGATCAACAATAGGAACATTTTACAATTGCTAGACCATGGTGTACATTTGAATTATTTCCATGGCATTGATGTATTCTTAAAAGGTGTAATACCTTCTCAAAAAGAATATATTAACtatataaatcatgttttttatCAGTAATACACACTGTTTATTGATTCCTGACACATACACTATGGTATACCTGATCTGATTCAgatgaaacttggtaggttGGCTTCTGGCACTGCATTTACAAATGTACTTGgagtgtacatgtacttgaaatgGGCATTTCAAATTTGAATCATCAGACAAATAGACATTTATGGTTGCAAAAGAAAGTCAAAACTCAATGTTAAATATTCACATTAAGTGTATTTTTTTcgttaaaataaaatctaaaaaatgaaatattaagtttgattcaatgcaaaaaattgaaacacACCGAATATAATACATGTTCATGTCGTGTAGACTTATTAACTTGGATGAGGATTATGACCTTACTTTCAATCTTATTGAAGATATGGACATTTGAAATCCTTGACTCCAACTATGACATTGACATTGCTTAATGATATATCAGAAAGCCAAAGCTTAAATATAGGCTAAAATCAAATAGTACATGAAACTTCTGATTCGTCTGACCaactcaaaacaaaaatttcattaCAGTAACTTTTCATATGAGTGTACATGTTATTGATAAACTTTTAACAAGTTAAAACTacaaaataagaattaaaataaacatttaaatatcaatgaaatcttAAACAACCCattttaaacaaagaattaaAACTACACAAATGACATAATATGTAGGTCTTTTGACTCTAGACCAAAAAAACCTTAGTATGATGTTTACGAGGCATTCAAATTTTCCAAAGGTAAAATGTTTTTGCTGCATTTTGACCATTGCATAAAATCAGTAAGAAGTCAAGATTTGTTGCATTATTTACACAATCAAACACTAAACTCCAAAAGTCATACAATGTCAGGACCGTTCAGCAGAAAATGCTGACTCCTTCATgccacctgatcctacctctaatttTTGTAGAGGTCCATGTTtcctctgctcctgttttgtattttttctttggaCCTCGGAACACTGTTTATTATCACCACATTTCATttctaaaatacaattcatacttttgaaattaaaacatataggGTTTGGTCCCGcatgcaaatgataaaaacatctCTAAAACTTCTCTTCTGAAGCCACTCTCAAAAGCAAAAATGATGAGTCTTTGTATCACAAAAACACACTTATGTTTTACGAACCCCATCACCAAGACTCAGCATGTCATTATTGATCTCACTATATCTCACCTGATCTCCTTGATCTCGCGCTCAGTCTCGTTGAGTGCCCTCTCCTGGATTTCTAACTCGATCACCTCCTCTAtagatttattgtttttgtgaTTCCCATTACCCAGACCCTATATTTTATTACAGATCTCACTATATCTCAACTGATCTTCTTGATCTTGTGCTTGATCTTCTTGATATCGTGCCTGGCCTCCTTAAAAAAACTTTCCTGGATCTCTAACTTGATTATTTCTTCTATAGATTTGTCAATTTTGTGTTTCCCATTACAAGGACTCAATATGTCATAACTGATTTTCCTATATCTCACCTGATCTCCTCGATCTCGCGCTCGGCCTCTTTGAGTGCACTCTCCTGAATCTCTAACTCGATCATCTCCTCTATAGACCTGTCGTGTTTGTGTTCTCCCATCACCCAGACCCACTCCCTGCCGTTCTTGCCCAACAGAAAGTCCACGTTCATTCTCCCTACTCAACAAATCAAACGCATTAATAACAAAGCTATGATGAAATAAATGggaaaagtgatcagaataaaaCATACATGAATCACATCCAGAATCATAGCCACCTCAAACAAATccaaaaaaacacacacaaataCACAAAGAACTTGGAAGATAGCTACCATCTGTACATGTTCCTTGAATTTCAGCTCTGACATATAAATGAACTATTAAGTGACTTGATTGTTTAGATCAATTACGGGGCCTGAAGTTGTCTCCCTTCAAATATCTAACTGAAAGGAAGTTTGTATCTGCAATTGCTCCATAGTCCACACcatgtgtataaaaaaaaaacgcggACAAATGAATTAATCTTTACGCGTTGCTGTGTCTAAAATCTAAAAGCCATCATTTGGATCATATAAATCCGTGAAAGCATTAAAGATTGTGGTAGCTCAATTTTCATTCAGTTTTAATGGTACCCCTTCACCAtcaattttattgcaaaaaacCTGTGAAACATAATCTTTCTTCAATAATTATAGCTATACTTGAAAATTTAGAAACGATGACCTTTTTGAAcctttaaaacattataaatcCTACAAAACTCGCTATCTTGACTTAGTTAAGATATTGTAAGCTCCTAAcaaaaattatgatatattttgctttatcaAATGGCTTCTCTTCCTTTATTACATTTTACTTAATAATTAATTCTTATCAATACAGATATATATTTTCCTGAGTATCGTTAGAGAGTTCATTAAGATAGATTGCTATGAGTTCTCCAATCAGCCACTAATTACTTGCACATACACACTTAAAGCATTAATTATCTGTAAGACCATTGATGGTCTAAAATCAGGAAGTACTGACGTTAGTgaaatcagtttaattaaatgagAGTTACATTGTGACACTCAGACCAAGGTGTTAAAGTCGATACCTTGACCCCAGGGAACCGCTACATTAACCTGTAATTAGGGCAGGAAGCCATTAAAACAGACCACCCTCTCTGTTAGGGTGGAAAGAAATACTCTTAGTTTATCATCAACATATCTCACAATTTCTACATTGAAATCTTTAGAATGGTATGATGACAAACTTGGAGGATTGGTTTGTACCGAAACAATTAAAATGGTAATTTCAGTAATTAACAACAGTATAACGTCCTGGATAACAGTACAACATATAGCATACAACTGTTGTGTTACAGCATACCTTTCTTGGGTTTCCTTGGGATCCGGTCATCTTGATTCTTCTTCTCAAACTCATTGTACCTCCGGACTTGTTCCTGGGTTAAAAGATAGGACAACATTTGTCAGATTCAATCAACTCACATAATAAGCCATTAATTAGATCAGCATTaatcaatattcataaaaagTTAACAGTTATACTATAAAATTATTCAAGCAAAACTGGCataaatatattcttttacaCTTTTATAGTGTTGATATTTTGCAGAAATtccacagggcgaaaaaccatctttaagcaagtccttaaaggtggcttaaaggtgacttaaaggagcttaaaggctatacaatttatttatttatttatacctttaagccgcctttaagtcacctttaagcaagtgcttataggtccttaatgtccaaacttctttaagctacctttaagccacctttaagccacctttaagcatctttaagtggcatttacgctctctttacactgcctttacactgtctttaagtggcctttaagtcaatattgatcaagctgaacaataaaaacatatattaaatgcaaaagctcttttatagagatgggagggggtcatccgagtgataatataatttccaaggaagggggggggggggttccaggcggttttaatcgtcgctccattaaacacagatcgctatcatcagcacctctccgatggacacagattgccgttataaaattctttataatttttgggggggttcaaaattattgtagggatgagcgcagtctctgtatcttaatatgtgcctaaaactaattaaagtatgtttgtttcctattataaattattcggtgaaaaaaatctctctctctctctctctctctctctctctctctctctctctctctctctctctctctctctctctctctctctctctcagttcatctggttattaaacaaaataaagataatgaaccaaaaatgcatgatttaatttgttaatcggtttaaggtttgtattttttttttcaattttcattatttctaactctagatctgctagatacatgttaaagatgaaaagactctcaactgcctttgttatatcgggcaggatattactgctttgtttgtctagacatagttttgttcgtttgtgtatatctaattagagtctattgtttgtccaacttaagaaaacccctggaactaacacagaatatacaagatatacacaacagttgtgtcgtgtgcccaggtgcatgtttgtgtatatctaattaaagtctattgtttgtccaacttaagaaaacccctggaactaacacagaatatacaagatatacacaacaggtgtgtcttgtgcccaggtgcacgtcagggtttctaaaggcgttgaatcttagtatgcacgagtatacgataagtctagtgaataaaagttaatttacatttgtaattcattttcaaagtattatttcctagctctgggttttaAATATGTtgcgtctacaaattaacgatacatgtatgtaagagtaaaatcttgaggctaattaattaatgtaccggtgatcataaataggggttgattatttaaatatatgtataagggtaaatatgtcaaatatacccgtcctggcacatcatacaattgtatgtacaagtcatttgcaattgccacatgcagtaaatacgtcaccggtaattggtaattttgtttgttatagaattgatagtttaaaaatcatgtacatacaattacatgtaaatatttaaacatattggaacggcgccgcgatcatgaaaaccgggaaattgcgggaaattgaacaaataccttaatagtatcaatgcatttaataaaagaaatgatttcattttctttcttacatttttatagctataaattagatgaattacgtatatctactcggtttaaatttattaactaagaaagcctactatagtgaacctaacggtttccatttaggtataatatatttttgttcactgaagaccaagttccgtatttcattctaaatacatgcctgcatgtaatttataaattagatataattgattgttacaaactgaatggtttgtcaaaatcttttcaagtaaacacattcaatacagtgattcaatatccactgatatataggatataaaaacacttttacatatgtaagttgccgtggcgcagaggatgtgtggtaatgctagtaaactaagggtcccgggttcaattctcacCGCGGCcgttttttttggtgtttttttttttcatttttctttctagaacaaaaaccgttttaatacattttctttcataaagttaatacattttgttggaaattaagcacaatattgaattaatttttttttaatggcttaaaggtggcttaaaggtagcttaaaggtggcttaaaggtggcttaaagaagtttggacattaaggacctataagttgtccttaaaggtggcttaaaggtggcttaaagatagtctttaagctgcctttaagccatctttacgctttctttaagccacctttaagcaatacatatagcttaaaggtagcttaaaggtggcttaaagatcgtctttaagctacctttaaacacctttaagctatctttaaggaggacttaaagatggtcattcatcctgtgttcCCTTTTTTTAATGTGCTAACAAAGATTTGATTAAGTACATTTCTGAATGCATTTATTCAAATATCtgtatacattatatttagAAATGTACCTGATTTAGCAGAAGATGCTCTCTACTAAAACCACTGATTAGTCTAATTTAATgaaatacacagccaaatgtaatacatttatggtatattaatttcaattgaacatagaatgtttacatttacggtatattgatttcaattgaaCATAAAATGTTTAAGGGACATCACCAACCTGCTGTTTACAGACAAACTATGGCCTTCTGTATGatatacatgactgtataaCTATATGTGGTGCAGACAATATTAAggtttattatactttcatgttaaataccgAAATCTGAttgcgttagcaacacacttggcaatgagtaacactatataaatagtgcctgtttgggaggataacagttgaaattgacaccccgaagcggaggttgacaatggtttttcgaggggtgtcaatttcaactgttatcctcccaaacaggcactatttattttgttatactgaatgtcttaatttttaagaaaattttactgctttcatataggaataacgtgaattctacagcgaaccgtacgcgtaTAATTTtttgcgcatgtaacaatttgtattgttatactttcatgttaaatactgaaatctgattggttaagacgcagttcataatccattctattaccctcagcgttagcaacgcacttagcaacgggtaacattaaaaattgttacatgcgcgaaaattatgcgcgtacggttcgccgtagaattcacgttattcctatgtaaaagcagctaagttttcttcaaaattaagacattcagtataacaaaataaatagtgcctgtttggtagGATAACagctgaaattgacacccctcgaaaaccattgtcaacctccgcttcgcgtcggttgacaatggttttctcggggtgtcaatttcaactgttaccctcccaaacagtcactatttatataatgttactcGTTGCTAAGTGCATTGCTAAGTGcattgctaacgctgagggtaatagaaaggattatgaactgcgtcttaaccaatcagatttcagtatttaacatgaaagtataacaaaacaaattgttacatgcacatacattatgtgcgtacggttccccatagaattcacttcatttcttcatgtatataaaagcagtaaaattttctttaagcagaggttgacaatggttttctcagggtatcaatttcaacagttacctcCCATATCTTGACAAACAGCATGGCCTTCTGTATGATCTACATGAATAACTCTACATGTATGTGATTTGGACAATATTAAAGTACATCACCCACCTCCCAAATCCTGACAAACATTATGGCCTTctgtatgatgtacatgtatgactaaATGTGTATAACTGTATGTGGTATACACAATATTAAAGTACATCACCCACCTCCTGTATCTCGACAAACAGTTTGGCCTTctgtatgatgtacatgtatgactcTATGTGTATATCTGTTTGTGGTAGATTAAGGTACATCACCCACCTCCTAAATCTTGACAAACATTATGGCCTTctgtatgatgtacatgtataactgtatGTGGTATACACAATATTAAGGTACATCATCCACCTCCCAATTCTTGACAAACATTATGACCTTCagtattatatacatataaa
Coding sequences within it:
- the LOC128165682 gene encoding SH2 domain-containing protein 4A-like encodes the protein MLQQILQTMTVDPDLLSELSDEQKAILFVKIREEQVRRYNEFEKKNQDDRIPRKPKKGRMNVDFLLGKNGREWVWVMGEHKHDRSIEEMIELEIQESALKEAEREIEEIRNEMW